AACTCAATTATTTCTTATAAATAAAGGGTTTTTTGCTATTTTTGAAATTAAATGATATTGTTTGATATCGGTATAATAAAGTTTCGTAATCAATAGGTCCGCGGTTCGATTCCGCGCAACGGCATAGTAAAATCAATAGGTTATCGATATAAAAATTTAAAAAAATCTTTTTATGGGACACTAAAGGGACAGTAAGTGCCAGCTAAGCGTCTCCATCTTTCAGCTTTATAGGCTTCCAGTCTACAGCTTCATTTGAGTTAAAAATAAACAGCTCTCTTTCTTGAGCTGAATCATTTATATGAGCTAACTGTTTTATATTTTTTTTGAAATTCTCATTTGGCGCGCTGTAACACCCTACAAATATCCTCTTAATTTCTGATTCTTGTATGCTTTCAATGATGTGTTTATCTGACTTATCGTTTATGGAAAAACCAAGCAAGAAAAGATCACCCTTTAAATTTTTTAAGGCATCAAGACAATAGCGTAGATAGGAATGGCCACCAATTTTGTCAGCTTTGTGCGCAGAGCTACCTTCAAGAACGATTAATGGTTGCTGACCTGATATTAGCGAACTTTCTAATTGATCTAAAATATACCCTTCGTTGTTACTTTCAATTTTCAGATAAAAATCATCGATCTCAATAATGAATAAGCTTCCATGAAGATAGAATATTTGTTGTTCTCGATAGTTATGCTCAGGCTTCCATAGTAAAAGTCCATTTGTACTTTTACCTCGACTGAATCCATCATCAGTTGGTAACGTTGAAATATCAAAGTCTTTCAACTCAAATAAACTTAAAATTGGTGAGTTTCGCTCCATAATTATCCAGTAGAGAAGAAGATCATAATTAGTTGTAAAAATTTTACTGAATTTTGATAATAGCCTTAGGCATGAAACATAAGTTTGAAACTCAATAGAAGCTTTATATCTAGGATGTACAGAGCTAATAGTATTTAAGAATGAAGCAATTAAGTTTTTCCTGTCATTTTTGATTGTGGATAATAGTAATTTGCTGTTTGAATAATGTTTGGCAATTTCTATGGTAATATTTAAATGTGCTAACACCTTTTCAAAATCATCAGTATTGAGTGCGTCAAATATTTTTTTCATGTCATTACTTATTGGCTTGCCCTCTTTGCCTGATAACTCTTGCGATTTATTGTATAAGTTTTTGTAATTAAATTCCTCACATAAACTAATGCTAAAGCCATTGCCTAACAATATAGTTCTATTATTAGTTTTGTTTAATGCTTCCTCGAACGAAATAACTTTTAATTCGGCCATCCATTGCTCACCATAAATATGTTACATATGACTAATTATAGATCACATGGGTGGCATATATTTCATATTTATTTGGTAATTAAAGTTGGATTGTCCCTAATATGTCCCAACATTCTATAAAATTTTTATAACTATATGTATTTTAAATATAAAAAATATATGGCCAAATGATTTAGTATCAATGGTTGCTGTTTTTTATGCTTTGTTGTAGTCTCTGCGGGAAGGATGGATTGGTGGCGGCAACCACCAACCCTAATCAACATTAACCGTTACGGGGCTAATGGTGACTGATTACAACTATAGCATATCAGTTGCCGACCTCCATTAAGGAGTCAGCATGGCGACTATTGAAGAACGAACATCTAAAAGCGGTGAGAAAACATACCGTGTCAAAATCAGGCTTAAGGGCGAGAAGCCTCAGGAAGCTACATTTAAACGGAAATCTGACGCTAAAAAATGGGCTGGTAGCATCGAAGCAGCTATTAGAGAAGGCCGTCACTTTCGTTCTGTGGAGGCTAAACGCCGAACGTTATCCGAACTTATTGATAAGTATATCGATAATGTCCTGCCTCATAAGTCTGAATCAATGCAATCTGCTCAGAAGAACCAGCTGTTATGGTGGAAAGAAAAGGCTGGCTATTATTTGCTTGCTGATTTTACACCTCAAATTATTGGAACTCTGCGTGAAGAATTAGCGAAAGGCACAACAAATCGAGGTAAAAAGCGTACTACTGCGACCGTTAATCGTTACCTAGCTGCGCTGTCACACGTTTTAAGTACAGCAGTTAATGAATATGAATGGCTAGAAACAAATCCCCTGCTCAAAATTAAACGCCAGCCTGAAAGCCAAGGAAGGGTTCGCTACTTGGATGATGACGAGCGCAGCAGGCTTCTTTCAGCGTGCAAACAATCCAGCAATCAGCAGCTATATACCATTGTGGTACTTGCCTTATCTACAGGGATGCGCAAAGGAGAAATACTTAATTTAAAAAGGCGTGACGTATTTCTCAATGAAGGTTTTGTTGTTATTGATAAAACTAAAAACAAAGAGCGGAGGCGTGTGCCTATTATCAGCCATGCTTATGAGGTTTTATCTAATCAATTGAAAATTGTTCGACTGGATACTGATTATGTCTTTCCCAGCAAGGATGGCAAAAAGCCTATTGATATAAAACGACCTTGGGAGGTAGCCGTATCAGTCGCCAAGCTTGATGATTTTCGTTTTCATGATCTCCGTCATAGCTGTGCTAGTTATCTCGCCATGAATGGTGCTTCACAACGTGACTTAATGGAGGTGCTTGGGCATAAGACTGTTCAGATGACTAAACGATACTCACATCTCAGTGACAGCCATATTAGTTCTGTTGTTGGCAGTATGAATGAGAAAATATTTGGTGAGGTTGAACAATGAGGGGGCTTAAAAGCCGAGTAAAGGCTTTAGAAACGGATATCATGAGAAGAAAAATAGCAGTGCGTGCTAAACAGGTTATGGCACTTTATAGTCAAGTTTGTCTTGGTAATTCTTTCCAGATTAATGTGGCAAAAATAACAACGCCTGTTGAGCTAATAGATTTAGCCTGGGTTTTAGCAATTTGTTCTTTACGCACATTAAATTTTAAAAGCACAGCATTGATTGCTTTAAAAATAAATACATACAATAAATTAATGACTATGGTTAATGAGCTTCCATTAGAAAATAAACTGGAGCAGAAAATCGTTAATGAAGTTCAACTTCATGATAAAAATTCACTCCAAGAAATACGCAGTTACATCCTTCCTCCTGGGGCTGTCATTAAATTCTTGTCATTGGAGTCTGGTTTTATTGGTTTGTGTATTAACTTGGCATCAGAAAATACTTGCAAAGCATTAAAAGATGTAAAAGAAAAGACTTTGAACAGTAGCGTGACTAGTAAGCAGTTACCTGAAACTAACATTCAAACTAAAATATATGACGGCAGGCCATCTGACAAAAAAAGCTCAAAATGTGAATTTATAGTTAGAGAGCTTGAGGATATTGCAGAATCATTTGACATGAAAATTAATCGCGAAACCTTATGGAGTCAATTAAAAATAAAATGTAATGGTGAGTCAAGGTTTCAGATAGAGGGAAAAAAATATATCGTCGAAAAAGCGACTGAAAACAAATGGGATAGGGAAGGCTTAAAATACCATATGGATGATGTTATAGAATGGCACAAGCAGAATAATCCACAATTTTATTCATGAGCTGATTAAAAATTACCCGAAATATCAGAAAAGCTAGAAAAGTCAGAAATAATCCCCAATAAAAAACCCAAAAAAACATACTTCCTATCAGGCGACCGCGATAAAAAGCAGTCATTTTTAGTAACCAAACCTGAATGGTGAATTATGTTAAATCAAACTCAAATACCTTCTTTATCAACAGTCAAACAATTCTGCAATAAATACCCTGCGTTCACAGAAGGAGGACTCAGGGATCGGATTTTCTACGCTGATTCAAATGGCTTAAAAAAATCCGGCGCAATTTTGCGTAACGGTCGCCGTGTCTTAATTGATGAAGATAAGTTCTTCCAATGGTTACGGGGGAATCAAGCATGACTAATAAACATGTTGGAATAACATCCATGGTATTAAGGGCTTTGCTTGAAGGCCAAAGATTAAATCGAAAGGATTTTAATAATGGATCTTTGCATTCATGGATATCGACCATTCGAAACCAGAGGTATATACCTGTCGAGAGCATTGAAACAAGCGATCGTACTTTTGATTACTTCATGCTGTCAGAGGAAATTGAGCGCTACATTAATCCAGTCTTGCGTGAACAGCAGCGCAAAGAGATGAGGGAACATATATTCGGACGGAGACAACAACAGGCGAAGAAGAAGTTAGAGCAGACCAGTGTTGCTATCCAGACAGATAAAACTAAGGCCTGCAACGAGATTGTTAGTGAAGAGGTGGCAGCCTCAGAGCTAACAGGTGGTGGGTCTGATGAGTAATTTTATAACAATATTACATGCAATTGAAATCGCATCTTCTGTTCAGGGGGTGCGACAAACAGATCAATACACAAATATAAGCGGCGAGGACTTGTTAGCGAAGCTTTCATCGGTTGAGCATGGTGAAAAGGATGGAAGTCATTTTCTACGCACCGCTCTTGAGTATGATGATAATGGGCAGTGTATGCCTCGTGGTGATGGCAACACACATAGCTTGGCTAGGCTTCTCATTATCGATTGTGATAAACGAATAGATTGTAATGGGCAGGAACATGAGGGGGCGCCGGATCCATTACTTATTCATCAAGCTTTGAAGCGCAATAACATCGGACACATTATTTATGGGACGCATTCACATTACGCTGGTGGAAAAGGCAATCGATATCGCATTATATTGGGTACAGAGCAGCCATATGATAAGGAGCAATTGTCAGCCACATTAGAGGTGGTAATGCTGGTGATTAATAAAAACCTTGATAATGATTTGCTCGCACTAGCCAAAGAGAACAATACCTTTTCACAAGCTTGGTATTACCCACGAAAGCCGAGTGGCAGTGTGGTTTCTCCATTGTACTTTGAGTACCTAGAAGGCGATGTAGTCACAGTCTCTAATCCTCAAGAATTGCCACCAACAAGCCATGTAGTTCATTCTTGGAAGCAAGAGCAAGCTGATGAAATATCCCCAATAGCCGCATTTAATAAGCAAAATAAGCTGACCGATCTTTTGGTTCAATATGGCTATGTTCGCAAGTTAATAATCGGTGAACGTGAGAAATGGTTATCACCAAATTCATCGTCTGGAATTGCTGGTATCACCGTCAAAGCTGACAAATTTTTTAGTCATCACGATGATCAATTTAATAATGGCTATTGGCATGATGCGTTTGATTTAATGCGAGGTCATGAAGGGCTATCAGTCCATGATGCTGTTGCTAAGACTGCCCAGTCAATAACTGCGCCAGATGGGAGAACAATAGACCAGTACAACAAAAGCCTCTTTAAGCAAAAGGATAACAAGCCAGCAGCTAAGATTGAGTTTAATGAGTATCAGCCATTTAATGATGACTTATTACCAGTTGAAAGTGTGCCTTATGATGTTCTTCCTGAGGTTCTGGCTGATTTTATCAAAGATCAGTCTGATATTCGTGGGTGTCCTGATGATTTTATTTTGGTTTCGTTATTAGCAAGAATGGGTTGTGTTTTTTCTGGAAAAATCAGATTGGAGCTTACAAGAAATACGGGCTGGAGTGCCTCTCCAAATTTTTTTTGGGCGATGATTGGTGAACCTTCATCAGGTAAGTCCAACGCGCTAAGTGCTACCAGCAAGCCTATTCAGATACTTAGCGCAACTGCTAGGGACAATTATAGAAAAGAGTTAAAGACATACGCACAGCATAAGGAACTGCTTGAGAGTAAGATCTCTGCGGCTAAAAAAGGGATGGAACAAGAGGCTAAAAAACCAAAGCCTGATGGCTCGGTTGTTTCAAGGTTTGAGGAATCTTTTAAAGCATTACGAACAGAGCTAGATGAGCTTGAGGAGACCAAACCAACATTGAAAAGATACACCGTTACAAAAACCACGGTAGAAAAATTAATACTTATATTAGAAGAAAACCCTGATGGGGTAATGCTAGAAGTCGATGAGCTATCCTCTTCGTTTGTTAAGCTATCAAAGGATGAACACGCTGATGAGAGAGGTCTATATTTATCTGGTTTCACAGGCGATATTCAATACCCATATGACACGGTTAATCGAGGCACCGTATTTATTCCAAGGTTACTGCTGTCAATATTTGGCGGGATACAGCCAGCAAAGCTCAAACGCTTCCTTAACGATGCCAGAACAGGTTATCAAGATGATGGATTGATTCAGCGGTTTCAAGGGGTGGTTTATCCAGACAGAAAGGCTACATGCTTGAAGGACAAGGCGCCATCATCCCATTTAGTTAATGCCATTAATCAGATGTTTATTAATCTGGATAATATTCAAACAGGTGGTGTTCTTAGTTTTGATAATGATGCTCAGGTATTATTTGACGTATGGCGTACCAACATGACTGAAAGAGCACAAAATATGGGGCAGCCATTCGAAGCACACCTAGTTAAATCGTATGAATTTATAGCTTCATTATCAGTCTATCTTTATCTGGTTGAAAACAATGGCCAGTTAACGCAAGGGATGAAAATAACAGCAAAGCAAATCTTGAGTGCCATTAAGTTAGGAGAGTATTTTTTTAGTCATGCCAGACGGATGTATGGTTTGGTTTACAAAGACCACTTGCCAGCCCGTTCGCTATCAGAAAAGCTAGCCAAGCTTGTACTTTCTTCTACAAATACAGGGAACTTTGATCCTGTAATTGGACTTCACCATTTTACCCGCAGTCAAATTAGATCAAAGGGGTGGACTGATTTAACTACGAAGGAAGAAAGACGAGAAGCAGTTCAAGTATTGGTTAAGTACGGTCACATTTCAAAAGCACATGGGAATCGGCACTACCTAAATCCAAAGCTTTTGGAGGAGTGAATTTTAACAAATTTAAATAATTCAACCCTACATACCCTACAAATGAATAAAATATAGTCAAATGTAGGTTTTGTAGGTTTAGTTTTGGTGGATTAGGTTAATAACAACAAACTGAGGTGGTTATGAAAAATGTTACTTCGTCAAAAGCTGACCTTCAAGTTCCTAGCAACACGAATCATGGGGCAAATGAAAAATTTAACCAGCATATTGTTCATAGTAATGCCATTGCAACGAATGATATCAGGAAAGATACGTTTGATATGAACAAAGCTAAGGAGAAAAGTAAAGATGCTATGGTGGCTCTTGGAGCTGTTGGTGGTCTGCAATCAATGCTTACAGCTCAAATGCTTTCTATTCATGAGTTGCAACAAAGGACAATGGCCTATGCCAATGGTGTTGATCACCTTGAGTTGAAAAAATACTACACCAACGCAGCAGTTAAGTTGTCGAATTGCTTTGTTCAGCAGGCTAACGTCCTCGCAAAGTTACAAGGTGTGGGGGGGCAAAAAATAATTGTCGAGCACGTTGATGTACACCAAGGAGGTCAAGCAATTGTAGGTAATATTCAAGGGGGGCTGGGTAATAAGGAAAAAAAATGAAATCGACCTCAAGAACCGAGAAAAAACACTACGCTTTTGATAATGCCCCAAGATGTGGCGCAAGAACAAAATCGAATCATGGAAAACCTTGCCGATGTCCTGCAATTAAGGGCAAAGCCCGTTGTCGTGTTCATGGTGGCGCGAACGGCTCAGGAGCTAAGATAGGCAATATGAACTCATTGAAGCATGGTGAGTCGACTGCGGATGCCAAGGCGTTCAGGCGTGAGCTAAGGCAAGCTATACAATATAACAAGAAATTAATCCAAGAGCTTGACTAGTTGTTTCCGATTGAAAATATAGAAACCAAATCTCAATCTGGCTAAGGAGTGAGAGGGGGGGGGTGGGGTTTTGATGCTGTTAGCATAGTCCGGTGGCCCGTAACTTTCTGAGTAATCCTGCCAGTCCATTTGAATACAATAAAGTAATAACTAGATATGCCGACACAGTATTTATTAATTAACATATTGGCTTGTTTGTATGTGGAAATTTAAATGGATTTGGGTATTATTATTGTGTTTAGTAGGCTCAGGGATATTCATTGCAATTAAATATCAAATTAAAGGCAATGATTTAGTTGTAATGTTTTCATCATTTTCTGGTGCCTTATTGGCTTTTATTTTTAGTTATATCCTATATGGTATTAAAGCTGAATCGGAGAAAAAATTATCTGTACACAAAGCTAAATATCTAGTTGATAAAATTTCAAAATTCAACGTTCAGGTTTTGAAGCATATAAACAAACATATCGATCAAAGTCTCAAGGATTCAGATAAGCTAAAATGGGTTGAGATACCGCGCTATACAGATTTTTCCCCTCTACCAACCATTGATATGGTAAGCTTGATGTTTCTTGTTGATCAGAATGAACAGACATTAGATAAAATTCTTCTTGTAGATCTAGAGTATCAATCAATACTCCGTAATCTTGAGGATAGAAACAACCTTTGTTCATTATACCTTGGAAAAATTCAAGAATTTGAACAAAAAAATCTTCGAACATTAAGTACACAAGGCTCATTGAGTCCCTTGAAATTAAACACAGAACAATTAATTAGTATTGTTGGACCAAAATTATTTATGGAGGTGTTGAGTATTACTGAGTATCTAATAAGAAACGTAAATAATTTAGAAAAGGATAGCAAAGCAGCCTTAGCAGAAATAAATAAACTGTGACTTAGCAGTGGGACAATCAAGGGACACTTACCTACGAATAAAGCCAATTAATTACGAAAGTTGGCAACAAAGAAAAAACTACAATTCATTGATTTTATTATTGTTATTTGTCATGTATCATTGCCATTAATAGCGCGATCTGGGATTCGTAATCAAGAGGTCGGAGGTTCGACTCCTCTCAGCGGCATAGTAAAATCAATAAGTTACAAATTGCGATTTAAAAATTTAAAAAATTTGGTACCGTTTTTGCTACCATTTTTCAAATGTAATTGATAGACATTAATTGATATCAATACAACGGTTATTTTGGGGCATTCTCAAATATTAGTCGCATTTTATCAAGCCCAAAGTTTCTAAACACATAACCTCTTCGTTGAACGGGTCTTTCTAAATTTATTCGATCTAAATGAGAACAAAATATAATGTAAATAATCATTTTGTGAGTTTATTTGGATCATAGTGTAAAAAAATACTACTTAAGCCAATTGTTTTGGTGGAATAATAAAACTATAATCCGAAACTGTTATTCAAGGATATTAATAAGGAGATGTTATGAAAATATATAGTCATTTGAAATTTAATTGATCGTATTTAAAAGCAAAATCGACGGCCTCAGCAAGGGACGAAAATTGATGAATAAATTTTCTTATTTTGCTTTTAAGATTAGCCCAGATTTGCTCTATAGGATTGAAGTCTGGGGAGTAAGGCGGCAAGAATAATAGGGAACAACCAGCGTTTTTAATCAGTTCTTTTGCTTGTTCTGATTTATGAAAAGTAGCATTATCCATAATAATAATGTAGCCAGGACCGAGTGTTGGCAATAAAAAATTTGCTAGCCAAAAATTAAATAAATTAGTATGACAAGTACCTTGATAACACATGGGGGCAATAATTTTTTTGTTGACCAATGCGGCGACAAAACTTTCTCTAGCGTAGCGCTTGCCAGAGACTTCACCAAGAACTTTTTGTCCTCGAAGTCCCCAGCCGTACTGCCTTGAGATAAAGGTATCAATCCCGGATTCATCAACATACACAAGCTTCTCTGTGGAATACTGTTTTATTTCTTCAATGAAAATAGCCCTTTTTACTTCATCTCTTTCTGTATAGAGCGTGGACTTTTTTTTCGTGTGATTTTAAGGCGACTTAATGCTTTGGATATGCCTGAAGATGTAACGTTAAAGTGTGCAGCAATTTCATTGAGATAAGCATCAGGGTGCTGCCGAATATAGTTCTTTAGTTCATCATCATTAATTTTGTAGGGTGAATTTGGTCTTGGTTTACGCCCAACAGTACCCGTTGATTTTTTTGTATTTTTCCAGCGATAGATAGAGCAATGACTTATAGAAAATAGCTGACACGCCTCTTTTATTTTCCCGCCGAACTCTATAAAACTCAAAACTTTTTCACGAAAATCTGTTGAATAACTCATGAGGACAATGGAGATAGAATAAAATCAATATTATATCATTTAAATTTCAAATGACTATAATATCAAGGTGTCCCCTTTGTTCCACTTGTACCACTGAAATTAATTATGGGTTGCCCTCATTAAAGGTAAATGGAGTATAATTTAAATATGAAAACATCTTCAGAAACTAATTCTCTTTTTCAGGATAAAGAAAATCCCAATAATACAACCCTTGATGCTATAGAGGAGTTAGAAAGTGGTGGAGGAAAGAAGTTCTCATCTTTTAAATCAATGATTGATGATTTGGAAGATGATAATAATTGAATTGTTTGTGGATTAATCTAGATCTCGAATTAAATTAATAATTAACTGTATCATAATATCCTTCTGAGCTGGATCACTTTGTGCAACCAGCAGGGCAATAGCGACTAATGCATTGTCATTAATTTTAACATCTCCATTTCGTTTCAAATGATGTTGATTAAGCTGCAAGAACCAGACAAACATAAATGCACCAATTCTTTTGTTGCCATCGGAAAAAGGATGATTTTTTATAATAAAATACAATAAATGCGCAGCTTGCTCTTCAATGCTTGGGTATAAATACTCTCCGCCGAAACTTTGAACTATATTACCCAGAATACCTTCAAAGCTGTTGTCTTTAGGTTGACCAAATAATTCAGTTGCTTGTTGTTCTGATATTAAGTTCTTCTTTAAATCGTGGATTGCTTTTATTGCGGTAGGGTAATTTATTTCACAAGTTATATTGGTATTTAAATGACCCTCTGGAAAGTTACCAGTGTCATATTGATTT
Above is a genomic segment from Legionella pneumophila subsp. pascullei containing:
- a CDS encoding DUF4917 family protein; this translates as MAELKVISFEEALNKTNNRTILLGNGFSISLCEEFNYKNLYNKSQELSGKEGKPISNDMKKIFDALNTDDFEKVLAHLNITIEIAKHYSNSKLLLSTIKNDRKNLIASFLNTISSVHPRYKASIEFQTYVSCLRLLSKFSKIFTTNYDLLLYWIIMERNSPILSLFELKDFDISTLPTDDGFSRGKSTNGLLLWKPEHNYREQQIFYLHGSLFIIEIDDFYLKIESNNEGYILDQLESSLISGQQPLIVLEGSSAHKADKIGGHSYLRYCLDALKNLKGDLFLLGFSINDKSDKHIIESIQESEIKRIFVGCYSAPNENFKKNIKQLAHINDSAQERELFIFNSNEAVDWKPIKLKDGDA
- a CDS encoding HGGxSTG domain-containing protein; this encodes MKSTSRTEKKHYAFDNAPRCGARTKSNHGKPCRCPAIKGKARCRVHGGANGSGAKIGNMNSLKHGESTADAKAFRRELRQAIQYNKKLIQELD
- a CDS encoding IS630 family transposase, with translation MFIEEIKQYSTEKLVYVDESGIDTFISRQYGWGLRGQKVLGEVSGKRYARESFVAALVNKKIIAPMCYQGTCHTNLFNFWLANFLLPTLGPGYIIIMDNATFHKSEQAKELIKNAGCSLLFLPPYSPDFNPIEQIWANLKSKIRKFIHQFSSLAEAVDFAFKYDQLNFK
- a CDS encoding IS630 transposase-related protein, with amino-acid sequence MSYSTDFREKVLSFIEFGGKIKEACQLFSISHCSIYRWKNTKKSTGTVGRKPRPNSPYKINDDELKNYIRQHPDAYLNEIAAHFNVTSSGISKALSRLKITRKKSPRSIQKEMK
- a CDS encoding tyrosine-type recombinase/integrase, which encodes MATIEERTSKSGEKTYRVKIRLKGEKPQEATFKRKSDAKKWAGSIEAAIREGRHFRSVEAKRRTLSELIDKYIDNVLPHKSESMQSAQKNQLLWWKEKAGYYLLADFTPQIIGTLREELAKGTTNRGKKRTTATVNRYLAALSHVLSTAVNEYEWLETNPLLKIKRQPESQGRVRYLDDDERSRLLSACKQSSNQQLYTIVVLALSTGMRKGEILNLKRRDVFLNEGFVVIDKTKNKERRRVPIISHAYEVLSNQLKIVRLDTDYVFPSKDGKKPIDIKRPWEVAVSVAKLDDFRFHDLRHSCASYLAMNGASQRDLMEVLGHKTVQMTKRYSHLSDSHISSVVGSMNEKIFGEVEQ
- a CDS encoding DUF3987 domain-containing protein — translated: MSNFITILHAIEIASSVQGVRQTDQYTNISGEDLLAKLSSVEHGEKDGSHFLRTALEYDDNGQCMPRGDGNTHSLARLLIIDCDKRIDCNGQEHEGAPDPLLIHQALKRNNIGHIIYGTHSHYAGGKGNRYRIILGTEQPYDKEQLSATLEVVMLVINKNLDNDLLALAKENNTFSQAWYYPRKPSGSVVSPLYFEYLEGDVVTVSNPQELPPTSHVVHSWKQEQADEISPIAAFNKQNKLTDLLVQYGYVRKLIIGEREKWLSPNSSSGIAGITVKADKFFSHHDDQFNNGYWHDAFDLMRGHEGLSVHDAVAKTAQSITAPDGRTIDQYNKSLFKQKDNKPAAKIEFNEYQPFNDDLLPVESVPYDVLPEVLADFIKDQSDIRGCPDDFILVSLLARMGCVFSGKIRLELTRNTGWSASPNFFWAMIGEPSSGKSNALSATSKPIQILSATARDNYRKELKTYAQHKELLESKISAAKKGMEQEAKKPKPDGSVVSRFEESFKALRTELDELEETKPTLKRYTVTKTTVEKLILILEENPDGVMLEVDELSSSFVKLSKDEHADERGLYLSGFTGDIQYPYDTVNRGTVFIPRLLLSIFGGIQPAKLKRFLNDARTGYQDDGLIQRFQGVVYPDRKATCLKDKAPSSHLVNAINQMFINLDNIQTGGVLSFDNDAQVLFDVWRTNMTERAQNMGQPFEAHLVKSYEFIASLSVYLYLVENNGQLTQGMKITAKQILSAIKLGEYFFSHARRMYGLVYKDHLPARSLSEKLAKLVLSSTNTGNFDPVIGLHHFTRSQIRSKGWTDLTTKEERREAVQVLVKYGHISKAHGNRHYLNPKLLEE